A region of Oncorhynchus masou masou isolate Uvic2021 chromosome 29, UVic_Omas_1.1, whole genome shotgun sequence DNA encodes the following proteins:
- the LOC135520702 gene encoding farnesyl pyrophosphate synthase-like: protein MGDSSCSNGTHHSGAAQSDPQLFEAQFEELVTELTEQDLTDSVLADALNRLREVLYYNTPGGKRNRGLSVIGSLRELVPPTELTQDAVRRALLVGWCIELLQAFFLVADDIMDASVTRRGQPCWYKRERVGLDAINDSFLLEGSIYRLLRRHCRAQPYYVHLLELFTETSFQTELGQALDLMTAPPGQVDLNRFTMERYKAIVKYKTAFYSFYLPVAAAMYMAGIDSEEEHNNAKHILLEMGEFFQIQDDYLDCYGDPAVTGKIGTDIQDNKCGWLVVTALGVMTPEQRTELESCYGRHDSVEKVKALYNTLQMPTLYHQYEDDSYQRLQKLIARHAQNLPHAVFLNFAKKIYKRNK from the exons ATG GGTGACAGTAGTTGCAGCAACGGGACCCACCACTCGGGGGCGGCGCAGTCAGACCCACAGCTGTTTGAGGCCCAGTTTGAAGAGCTGGTGACCGAGCTCACAGAGCAGGACCTCACAGACTCTGTCCTCGCTGACGCTCTCAACAGACTCCGAGAG GTGTTGTATTACAACACTCCTGGAGGAAAAAGAAACAGAGGTCTGTCTGTGATTGGCTCTTTGAGGGAGCTTGTTCCTCCCACTGAGCTGACCCAGGATGCTGTGCGACGGGCCCTGCTGGTTGGCTGGTGCATTGAGctg ctccaggCGTTCTTCCTGGTAGCTGATGACATCATGGATGCTTCAGTGACTCGGAGAGGTCAGCCCTGCTGGTACAAGAGG GAGAGAGTGGGTCTGGATGCCATCAATGATTCCTTCCTCCTGGAGGGATCCATCTATAGACTACTGCGCAGACACTGCAGGGCACAGCCCTACTACGTACACCTATTGGAGCTCTTCACTgag ACGTCCTTCCAGACCGAGCTGGGCCAGGCACTGGACCTGATGACCGCTCCTCCTGGTCAAGTAGACCTCAACCGCTTCACCATGGAGAG ATATAAGGCCATAGTAAAGTACAAGACTGCCTTCTACTCCTTCTACCTCCCTGTGGCAGCAGCCATGTACATG GCGGGCATCGACAGTGAAGAGGAACACAACAACGCCAAACATATCTTACTGGAGATGGGAGAGTTCTTCCAGATACAG GATGACTACCTGGATTGCTATGGCGACCCGGCGGTGACAGGGAAGATTGGAACAGACATCCAGGACAACAAATGCGGCTGGCTGGTGGTGACCGCTCTAGGGGTCATGACCCCGGAACAAAGGACAGAGCTGGAG TCATGTTATGGTCGGCATGACAGTGTGGAGAAGGTGAAAGCACTGTACAACACCCTACAGATGCCCACCCTGTACCACCAATACGAAGACGACAGCTATCAGCGCTTACAGAAACTCATCGCGCGTCACGCCCAAAACCTTCCACACGCAGTTTTCCTCAACTTCGCCAAGAAAATCTACAAGAGAAACAAGTGA